The following proteins are co-located in the Flectobacillus major DSM 103 genome:
- a CDS encoding 30S ribosomal protein S16 — translation MAVKIRLARRGRKKLAIFDIVVADARAPRDGRFIEKIGTYNPNTNPATINLNDDKALQWVMNGAQPTDTTRAILSYKGVLLKKHLQVGVNKGAISQEVADSKFEEWKSVKDSKISGKADSLLSKKEADKAARLAEETRISAARAEAIAKKNVVPTEEEAPVADEATEAPAESAE, via the coding sequence ATGGCTGTTAAAATTAGATTAGCACGTCGTGGACGTAAAAAATTAGCGATTTTTGATATCGTAGTAGCAGATGCTAGAGCTCCTCGCGATGGTCGTTTCATCGAGAAAATCGGAACTTACAATCCAAACACAAACCCTGCAACAATCAACTTGAATGATGACAAAGCGTTGCAATGGGTAATGAATGGTGCTCAGCCAACTGACACTACTCGTGCGATTTTGTCATACAAAGGAGTATTGTTGAAAAAACACTTGCAAGTAGGTGTTAATAAAGGTGCAATCTCTCAAGAAGTAGCTGATAGCAAGTTCGAAGAGTGGAAGAGCGTTAAAGATTCTAAAATTTCTGGTAAAGCTGACTCTTTATTGTCTAAAAAAGAAGCTGATAAAGCTGCTCGTTTAGCTGAAGAAACTAGAATCAGTGCTGCTCGTGCTGAAGCAATTGCAAAGAAAAATGTAGTTCCTACTGAAGAAGAAGCTCCTGTAGCTGACGAAGCAACTGAAGCTCCTGCTGAATCTGCAGAGTAA
- the trmD gene encoding tRNA (guanosine(37)-N1)-methyltransferase TrmD translates to MRIDIISVVPKLMESFFAHSIIKRGAEAGHVEVVLHDLRDYSLSKQRQVDDYAFGGGAGMVMSIEPIARCIRHLQSERTYDEVIYMTPDGETFNQKIANTLSLKGNLIFLCGHYKGVDQRVRDLFITKEISIGDYVLSGGELAAAVCADAIIRLVPGVLNDETSALTDSFQDNLLAPPVYTRPAEFENVKVPEILLSGHEAKINDWRFEQSIARTKERRPDLLKNSGF, encoded by the coding sequence ATGCGAATAGATATTATTTCGGTTGTTCCTAAATTAATGGAAAGCTTCTTTGCTCATTCTATTATCAAAAGAGGTGCTGAGGCTGGGCATGTTGAGGTAGTTTTGCATGATTTACGAGATTATTCATTGAGTAAACAACGTCAGGTTGATGATTATGCTTTTGGGGGGGGGGCTGGTATGGTTATGAGTATCGAGCCAATTGCAAGATGTATCCGCCATTTGCAAAGTGAAAGAACTTACGACGAAGTTATTTATATGACTCCCGATGGCGAAACCTTTAACCAAAAAATAGCAAATACGCTTTCTCTCAAGGGTAATTTGATATTTTTGTGTGGACATTATAAAGGAGTAGATCAGCGAGTAAGAGACCTCTTTATTACCAAAGAAATTTCTATTGGTGATTATGTACTTTCTGGAGGTGAGCTGGCTGCGGCTGTATGTGCCGATGCCATTATAAGGTTGGTACCAGGGGTACTAAACGATGAGACTTCGGCCTTGACCGACTCTTTTCAGGACAACCTGCTTGCTCCACCTGTGTATACTCGTCCTGCCGAGTTTGAGAACGTAAAAGTCCCTGAGATTTTACTCTCTGGGCATGAAGCAAAAATAAATGATTGGCGTTTTGAGCAGTCAATTGCTCGTACCAAAGAACGCAGACCCGATTTGTTAAAAAACTCAGGTTTTTAA
- a CDS encoding DUF4403 family protein, giving the protein MKQFFVAFIATALILQGCASSQNSGGTTTNPTAPKESYNVNSKQVEKYLSTISIPFEVTMADVARQINTNVKDLVFEDNSMDDNNYDNFMCKVWKREDIVVTAQNETFNFTVPLKVWVKVGYKVLGMQIPAQELQFDFNVKFGSKFSISPNWDANVQSFPIGYDWIKKPVVRLAGYEIPVTTLVEKALNSRQGVLLKALDDAVKKNVEIKKYVVQAWNTSMQPYMLSEKYRTWLKVTPVELQMTPLTTINNKVKATIAIKAYTETITGNKPSIQPVSTVPDLKVVQQVPDDFQVGIIAEIPHSEAAKLTADTLVGQKFSFKEGKYNVSVTGVDIYGSQDKMVIKAGLQGSVNGNIYYKGVPTYDPATKSIYLENFDYDLETKSLLLKTANWIFQGKFNKSMKEALTFQIGGQVDEMKKQIQANLNKPVSKGISLNGNITELNPDKVYLTPNSIIAVIMAKGKLNLKVDGL; this is encoded by the coding sequence ATGAAGCAGTTTTTTGTAGCATTTATCGCTACGGCCTTGATTCTTCAAGGATGTGCTAGTTCGCAAAACTCGGGAGGAACTACCACTAATCCTACCGCACCCAAAGAGTCATATAACGTAAACTCCAAGCAAGTGGAAAAGTATTTGTCAACCATCAGTATTCCTTTCGAGGTAACCATGGCTGATGTGGCCCGCCAAATCAATACCAATGTCAAAGATTTGGTTTTTGAAGACAACAGCATGGACGATAATAACTACGATAATTTCATGTGCAAAGTATGGAAACGTGAAGATATTGTTGTGACTGCTCAGAACGAAACTTTCAACTTTACTGTACCGCTCAAAGTATGGGTGAAAGTAGGATATAAAGTGTTGGGAATGCAGATTCCTGCACAAGAATTACAATTTGATTTTAATGTAAAATTTGGTTCAAAGTTCTCGATTTCACCCAATTGGGACGCTAATGTCCAAAGTTTTCCGATTGGTTATGATTGGATAAAAAAACCCGTAGTTCGTTTGGCTGGTTACGAAATACCAGTAACCACCTTGGTCGAAAAAGCCCTTAATTCGCGCCAAGGCGTATTATTGAAAGCCCTAGATGATGCCGTCAAGAAAAATGTTGAAATCAAAAAGTATGTAGTTCAAGCATGGAATACCTCTATGCAGCCTTACATGCTTTCTGAAAAATATAGAACTTGGCTAAAAGTAACTCCTGTCGAGTTGCAAATGACACCATTGACAACCATCAACAACAAAGTTAAGGCTACGATTGCCATAAAAGCTTATACCGAAACAATTACAGGCAATAAGCCTTCGATACAGCCAGTCAGTACAGTACCCGACCTCAAGGTAGTTCAGCAAGTACCCGACGATTTTCAGGTAGGTATTATTGCCGAAATTCCACACAGTGAGGCTGCCAAGTTAACTGCCGATACTTTGGTTGGTCAAAAGTTTTCGTTTAAAGAAGGCAAATACAATGTGTCGGTAACGGGTGTTGATATTTATGGCAGTCAGGACAAAATGGTGATCAAAGCAGGCCTACAAGGAAGTGTCAATGGCAATATTTATTATAAGGGTGTTCCTACTTACGACCCTGCTACTAAGTCAATTTACCTTGAAAACTTTGATTATGACCTCGAAACCAAAAGCTTGTTGCTCAAAACGGCCAATTGGATTTTTCAGGGAAAATTCAATAAAAGTATGAAAGAGGCTCTTACATTTCAGATTGGCGGACAGGTAGACGAGATGAAAAAACAAATTCAAGCCAACCTCAACAAGCCTGTTTCGAAAGGTATTAGCCTAAACGGAAATATCACCGAGCTCAATCCAGATAAGGTTTATTTAACTCCCAATTCTATTATTGCTGTAATTATGGCCAAAGGGAAGTTGAATTTAAAAGTAGACGGATTATAG
- the treF gene encoding alpha,alpha-trehalase TreF, with protein sequence MNLHENNFELTEFGELFEAIQLSNIFPDSKTFNDCIPKFEKEVIIDAYLQQKNLEDFKLESFVDDFFHLTTIDLPEYTSDASKPIDEHIDGLWNVLTRQPDQSRGSLIPLPYPYIVPGGRFQEIYYWDSYFTMLGLQVSRRYDLIESMVENFAYLIKTIGHIPNGNRTYYKSRSQPPFFTLMVQLLQEGIGGHKAIEKYLPYIEKEYHFWMDGAEQLSEETPSYRRVVRLPNGVVLNRYWDKLDTPRPEAFKEDLEIAHLSNNDAKSVFRNLRAAAESGWDFSSRWLADTQNLQSIITTDIIPVDLNCLLFHIEKTLASIYQQLGDIEQHEKYLQKAHIRQKAILAICWNDSQGFFFDYNFIQQTPTSVFSLAGVFPLFFEIASPTQAKLVAERIATDFLKKGGLITTTLQTGQQWDSPNGWAPLHWISYQGLRKYQYIALATNIQERWIATNEKVYQNTGKMTEKYNVVDPDLLGGGGEYPNQDGFGWSNGVLLRLLTE encoded by the coding sequence ATGAATCTACATGAAAACAATTTTGAACTCACTGAATTTGGAGAATTATTTGAGGCAATCCAATTAAGCAATATTTTTCCCGATTCTAAAACTTTCAATGACTGTATTCCCAAATTTGAAAAAGAGGTTATTATAGATGCTTATCTTCAACAAAAAAATCTTGAAGATTTTAAGCTAGAATCTTTTGTCGATGACTTTTTTCACCTAACTACGATAGATTTACCTGAGTACACCAGTGATGCGTCTAAGCCCATCGACGAGCATATTGATGGGCTTTGGAATGTACTCACACGCCAGCCAGACCAGTCGAGGGGTTCGTTGATTCCATTGCCTTATCCTTACATTGTACCTGGTGGTCGTTTTCAGGAAATATATTATTGGGATTCGTATTTTACGATGCTAGGGCTACAGGTTAGTCGTAGGTATGATTTGATTGAATCAATGGTCGAAAACTTCGCCTATTTGATTAAAACCATAGGGCATATCCCTAATGGCAATCGTACTTATTATAAAAGCCGTTCGCAGCCGCCCTTTTTCACCCTGATGGTACAGCTCCTTCAAGAGGGAATAGGCGGCCATAAAGCCATAGAAAAGTACTTGCCATATATCGAAAAAGAATATCATTTCTGGATGGATGGTGCTGAGCAACTTTCTGAAGAAACCCCAAGCTATAGAAGGGTAGTTCGCTTGCCCAATGGAGTGGTACTTAATCGTTATTGGGACAAACTAGATACACCCCGCCCCGAAGCCTTTAAAGAAGATTTGGAAATAGCACATCTTTCTAATAACGACGCTAAGTCTGTTTTTAGAAACCTAAGAGCCGCCGCAGAGTCGGGTTGGGATTTTAGTAGTAGATGGCTAGCCGATACTCAGAATCTTCAAAGTATTATTACCACCGATATTATTCCTGTTGATTTAAACTGCTTACTTTTTCATATTGAAAAAACATTAGCCAGTATTTATCAGCAACTAGGCGACATAGAACAGCACGAGAAGTATCTACAAAAAGCCCATATTCGACAAAAAGCTATTTTGGCTATCTGTTGGAACGACTCACAAGGATTCTTTTTTGATTACAACTTTATTCAACAAACCCCTACCTCTGTTTTTTCTTTGGCAGGTGTATTTCCGTTATTCTTTGAAATTGCTAGTCCAACACAAGCAAAATTAGTAGCTGAGCGTATTGCCACTGATTTTTTGAAAAAAGGGGGCCTTATTACAACAACCCTGCAAACAGGTCAGCAATGGGATTCACCTAATGGCTGGGCTCCTTTACACTGGATAAGTTATCAGGGGCTAAGGAAATATCAATATATTGCACTTGCTACTAATATTCAAGAACGTTGGATTGCCACCAATGAAAAAGTATACCAAAACACAGGCAAAATGACAGAAAAATACAATGTTGTTGACCCTGATTTATTAGGTGGCGGCGGCGAATACCCCAACCAAGATGGATTTGGCTGGAGCAATGGCGTACTCCTTCGATTACTAACCGAATAA
- a CDS encoding serine hydrolase domain-containing protein, whose product MRIILCLLLLSFGSIAQNLSKDLDITIQKHFVNKEVGGVFMLINDGKVVYKYWQGKANIQNNIAINQYTNFRMASVSKQFTAACIMILKNQGKLSYDDNLMRFFPLFNQAVGSKIKIRHLLTHTSGILDYEELIPKNFTAQVLDEAVVNLLATENRVYFETGSQFRYSNSGFCILAQIVEIVSGLSYTEFIEQNIFQPLKMKNTYLYDPVSKMPLRALGYAQDSTGKVVLADQSITSATKGDGCIYTSLNDYQIWLKAIQQGTLFQLKKELEQINYTITDDSKMRYGMGWFNTITPQNGLELYHSGSTSGFSNGVYFVPDKQFAFVYFTNLADNHGIEAKLIDILKTNKLWTPSFDFKSALDFTR is encoded by the coding sequence ATGCGTATAATTTTATGTTTACTGCTCCTATCTTTTGGTAGTATTGCACAAAATCTCTCAAAAGACCTAGATATTACCATCCAAAAACATTTCGTCAACAAAGAAGTTGGCGGCGTATTCATGCTTATCAACGATGGTAAAGTTGTTTATAAATATTGGCAAGGTAAGGCCAATATCCAAAACAATATTGCCATTAATCAATATACTAATTTTAGAATGGCCTCGGTATCAAAACAATTTACGGCGGCCTGTATCATGATACTAAAAAACCAAGGTAAACTTAGTTATGATGATAATTTGATGCGTTTTTTCCCTCTTTTTAATCAAGCTGTAGGGTCAAAAATCAAAATACGCCACCTCCTCACCCATACTTCAGGTATTCTGGATTATGAAGAGTTGATACCCAAAAACTTTACAGCACAGGTTCTTGACGAGGCCGTTGTAAATTTATTAGCTACCGAAAATAGGGTTTATTTTGAAACAGGTTCACAATTTAGATACAGCAATTCGGGGTTTTGTATATTAGCACAAATCGTAGAAATAGTATCGGGGCTATCATATACTGAATTTATTGAACAAAATATTTTTCAGCCACTCAAAATGAAAAATACCTATTTGTACGACCCTGTTAGTAAAATGCCTTTGCGAGCATTAGGCTACGCCCAAGATAGCACAGGAAAGGTAGTATTGGCCGACCAAAGTATTACCAGTGCTACCAAAGGCGATGGTTGTATTTATACCTCGCTCAATGATTACCAAATCTGGCTCAAGGCTATTCAACAAGGTACTTTGTTTCAGCTAAAAAAAGAACTCGAACAAATTAATTATACCATTACTGACGACTCAAAAATGCGTTATGGTATGGGCTGGTTCAATACCATTACTCCACAAAATGGACTAGAGCTATATCATTCAGGAAGTACTTCGGGTTTTAGCAATGGTGTATATTTTGTACCAGACAAGCAATTTGCCTTTGTCTATTTTACCAATCTAGCTGATAATCATGGCATAGAGGCTAAATTAATAGATATTCTCAAAACCAATAAGTTATGGACACCTTCCTTTGATTTCAAATCGGCCTTGGATTTTACCCGCTAA
- the rimM gene encoding ribosome maturation factor RimM (Essential for efficient processing of 16S rRNA), producing the protein MTKEDCFELGKITKTHGVKGEVILWLDVDFPEDYEDMDSLFLEVRGELVPYFMESYQLRGNRAIVKFEDCDTFEQAETMVNLQAFLPLEVLPELEDDQFYYHEIIDFQIIDKKLGILGLVRTVYSMQAQDLLVMEYQGKEVLIPINPEIVLDADKEAKILNVDLPEGLLDVYLSE; encoded by the coding sequence ATGACTAAAGAAGATTGTTTTGAATTAGGTAAAATCACCAAAACACATGGCGTAAAGGGTGAGGTGATTTTGTGGCTTGACGTTGACTTTCCCGAGGATTACGAAGATATGGATAGCCTTTTCTTAGAAGTTCGTGGCGAATTAGTGCCATATTTTATGGAATCATACCAGCTTAGGGGTAATAGAGCAATCGTTAAGTTTGAAGATTGTGATACCTTCGAACAAGCCGAAACAATGGTGAATTTACAAGCATTTTTGCCATTAGAGGTACTCCCTGAATTGGAGGATGACCAGTTTTATTACCATGAAATCATTGATTTTCAGATAATTGACAAAAAATTAGGTATTTTAGGGCTAGTTCGTACTGTCTATTCAATGCAGGCACAAGATTTGCTGGTAATGGAGTATCAGGGTAAAGAAGTGCTGATTCCAATTAATCCCGAAATTGTGCTAGATGCCGACAAAGAAGCAAAAATACTCAATGTCGACCTTCCTGAAGGATTATTAGATGTGTACCTAAGTGAATAA
- a CDS encoding MFS transporter, whose protein sequence is MNFWRIKLSLFINYFLFAMLLNSVGTVILQVQSTYHISESSAGVLEAFKDLSIAAMSFIMASYITKIGYKNAMLIALGLVTIACLGMPIMNAFWMTKVLFATVGISFALIKVSVYATIGLVTKSEGEHISLMNFIESFFMVGILTGYFIFSAFIDDSNLSSNNWTKVYYLLAGMAFTAFVLLYSTPIAEPQTAISTEPETGSFAEMLRLAIVPIVLVFVASAFIYVLIEQSIMSWLPTFNSKVLHLPATLSVQMASILAASTALGRFIAGLLLRKLPWLLVLSACIITAGVLVILALPLAQNLGTGPIKGWVDAPIVAFMFPLIGFLIAPIYPAINSIILSALPQKQHGMMSGLIVIFSALGGTTGSIITGHIFEAYGGQTAFYFSLLPMTLLVGLLFYFRQLQKKYTNDSVTFQTGGGGH, encoded by the coding sequence ATGAATTTTTGGCGAATAAAACTCTCTCTATTTATCAATTATTTCCTGTTTGCGATGCTTCTTAATAGCGTCGGCACAGTGATATTACAAGTTCAATCTACCTACCATATTTCAGAATCCTCGGCAGGTGTTTTAGAAGCCTTCAAAGACCTCAGTATTGCAGCTATGTCCTTTATTATGGCTTCTTATATTACCAAAATTGGCTATAAAAATGCCATGCTTATAGCATTGGGGCTAGTAACCATTGCCTGCTTGGGTATGCCTATTATGAATGCCTTTTGGATGACCAAAGTTTTGTTTGCTACCGTAGGTATTTCTTTTGCCCTTATCAAAGTATCGGTATATGCTACTATTGGCTTAGTTACCAAAAGCGAGGGCGAACATATCAGTTTGATGAATTTCATAGAGTCCTTTTTTATGGTTGGGATTCTTACAGGCTATTTTATTTTTAGTGCCTTTATTGACGATAGCAATCTCAGTTCAAACAATTGGACTAAAGTATATTATTTGTTGGCGGGTATGGCTTTTACAGCTTTCGTTTTGTTATACAGCACACCAATTGCCGAACCACAAACAGCTATTAGTACTGAGCCAGAAACGGGGTCTTTTGCCGAGATGTTGAGGCTAGCAATAGTACCTATTGTACTTGTGTTTGTAGCTAGTGCGTTCATTTATGTATTGATTGAGCAGAGTATTATGAGTTGGCTACCAACTTTCAACAGCAAGGTATTACATCTGCCAGCCACCCTCAGCGTACAAATGGCCAGTATTCTGGCAGCATCAACAGCTTTAGGAAGGTTTATTGCGGGTTTATTATTACGTAAACTACCATGGTTGTTGGTATTATCGGCTTGTATTATTACAGCGGGGGTATTAGTGATTTTAGCACTTCCACTTGCTCAAAATCTAGGTACAGGCCCAATCAAAGGGTGGGTTGATGCTCCTATTGTAGCGTTTATGTTCCCTCTCATTGGTTTTTTGATTGCTCCTATTTACCCAGCCATCAACTCTATCATTTTGAGTGCTTTGCCCCAAAAACAACACGGTATGATGTCGGGTTTAATTGTTATTTTTTCAGCTTTGGGAGGTACTACTGGCTCAATTATTACAGGACATATATTTGAAGCGTATGGAGGCCAAACGGCATTTTATTTCTCGCTTCTACCAATGACACTGCTCGTTGGGCTACTATTCTACTTCCGGCAGTTACAGAAAAAGTACACTAATGATTCTGTGACTTTTCAAACTGGAGGTGGTGGTCATTAA
- a CDS encoding Smr/MutS family protein — protein sequence MNIGDRVRLVHGREEGIITKVLPNNIVEVEIEDGFRIPIKRSEAVVINELESKVFKPQPIVATTFEPQRTSYDRFQTPTADVLANKGIYMAFVPVNDRELSQYLINNTDWDLPFMLSVGTDPHHKGLASGMLKAKTHIKVQQVFVQDFENWGTFTFQAFFFRLAFMQLKQPLLKAMKFRINTFFKNKQKAPLINQDAHLFQLDSEDVTTPVKIEPEKIVEKMFEKQSAVEKLPLPSKPSKVVDLHIEELTNDHFTMSNRQMLELQLSTFERQFEAAIANGMDEIIFIHGVGNGVLRNELHKRLSGYKNVKYFEDSQKEKFGYGATKVKIK from the coding sequence ATGAATATTGGCGACAGAGTACGCCTTGTTCACGGTCGTGAAGAAGGGATTATTACCAAAGTATTACCTAATAATATTGTTGAAGTAGAAATAGAAGACGGTTTTAGAATACCCATTAAACGTTCGGAAGCAGTAGTAATCAATGAGTTGGAATCAAAGGTTTTTAAGCCGCAGCCTATTGTAGCAACAACCTTTGAGCCTCAGCGAACCTCGTACGATAGGTTTCAAACGCCCACAGCCGATGTTTTGGCCAACAAGGGTATTTATATGGCCTTTGTGCCTGTCAACGACCGAGAACTTTCTCAGTATCTTATCAACAATACTGATTGGGATTTGCCGTTTATGCTATCAGTAGGAACAGACCCACATCACAAAGGATTGGCCTCTGGCATGTTGAAAGCTAAAACACATATCAAGGTACAACAAGTATTTGTACAAGATTTTGAAAATTGGGGAACATTCACATTTCAGGCATTCTTTTTTCGTTTGGCATTTATGCAACTCAAGCAGCCATTGCTAAAAGCTATGAAGTTTAGAATTAATACATTTTTTAAAAACAAACAAAAAGCACCTTTAATCAATCAAGATGCACATTTGTTTCAATTGGATAGCGAAGATGTAACTACGCCTGTTAAAATTGAACCAGAAAAAATTGTAGAAAAGATGTTTGAAAAGCAAAGTGCCGTCGAAAAACTCCCTTTGCCAAGCAAACCTAGCAAAGTTGTAGATTTGCATATAGAAGAGCTAACCAACGACCACTTTACAATGTCGAATCGCCAGATGTTGGAGCTACAACTAAGTACCTTCGAGCGTCAATTTGAAGCTGCAATTGCCAATGGAATGGACGAAATCATTTTTATTCATGGCGTAGGTAATGGCGTACTCCGCAACGAATTACATAAACGTTTGTCGGGGTATAAAAATGTCAAATATTTTGAAGATTCACAGAAAGAAAAGTTTGGTTATGGGGCTACCAAAGTGAAAATAAAATAA
- a CDS encoding AraC family transcriptional regulator, protein MKTEFERIQADEGSSFRLLYQKVKAEDFAWDYHYHPELEIVCVYNGIGRRHVGNHLSYYEDGDLVLIGSNIPHGGFGFGALGDHEEIVLQFMYNFLGDSFFSKPEMSRIKKLFESAQQGIRFYGQTQIIVAQRLKQIKEMPHFERMLALLQMFQYLANSTEYELLNKVNTRYDFSMRDQIRLRKVYQYVEQNFTKKIDIEEVAELSNLTVPAFSNYFKKNINQTFTDFVNEYRINYACKLLIEGKSVADTCFESGFNNVSYFGRVFKKLKKVQPSQFTFDRL, encoded by the coding sequence ATGAAAACAGAATTTGAACGTATACAAGCCGACGAGGGAAGTTCTTTCAGGCTATTGTACCAAAAGGTAAAAGCAGAAGACTTTGCTTGGGATTACCATTATCATCCCGAGTTAGAAATTGTTTGTGTATACAACGGTATTGGACGTAGGCATGTTGGTAATCATTTGAGTTATTATGAAGATGGCGATTTGGTATTGATTGGCTCAAATATACCACATGGGGGCTTTGGCTTTGGAGCTTTGGGCGACCACGAAGAAATAGTGCTGCAGTTTATGTATAATTTTTTGGGTGATTCTTTTTTTTCAAAACCCGAAATGAGTCGTATTAAAAAACTTTTTGAGAGTGCTCAGCAGGGAATTCGGTTTTATGGACAAACGCAAATAATAGTAGCACAGCGGCTCAAACAAATCAAAGAGATGCCACATTTTGAAAGGATGCTAGCGTTGCTTCAAATGTTTCAGTATTTGGCCAATTCTACCGAATACGAGCTACTCAATAAAGTAAATACACGCTATGATTTTAGTATGCGAGACCAAATAAGGTTACGGAAAGTGTATCAGTATGTCGAACAAAATTTTACCAAAAAAATAGACATAGAAGAAGTAGCCGAGCTATCTAATTTGACTGTTCCTGCTTTTAGTAATTATTTCAAAAAAAATATCAACCAAACGTTTACCGATTTTGTGAATGAATATCGGATAAATTATGCCTGTAAATTACTGATAGAAGGGAAAAGTGTTGCCGATACGTGTTTTGAAAGTGGGTTTAATAATGTTTCTTATTTTGGTCGAGTATTCAAAAAACTTAAAAAAGTACAACCATCACAGTTTACCTTCGACCGACTTTAG
- a CDS encoding acetyl-CoA hydrolase/transferase family protein: protein MSITSAEEALKVIKSGDKIYIHSVSAAPLHLLENLVKRADSLRNVELYHLHTEGDAPYTRAEYAGVFHTNAFFIGKNVRNAIAEGRGSYIPIFLSEIPRLFRHKIIPLNVALISVSVPDKSGFCSLGTSVDATLAAIECADIVIAQVNKFVPRTLGDSQIHVSRINYLVPFDAPLHEVSWGQPSVIEQQIGENVASLVDNGATLQMGIGSIPNAVLSALTNHKDLGIHTEMFSDGIIPLVEKGVITGKYKKKHQGKIVATFLCGTQRLYDFVDDNPLVNMLGVDYVNDTAIIRQNPKVTAINSAIEIDVTGQVCADSIGYQMYSGVGGQMDFMRGAGLSEGGKPIIALASTTKNGQSKIVTHLQEGAGVVTTRAHVHYVVTEYGVAYLYGKTLVERAKELIKVAHPAHQERLEKEAFERFKHQFSN, encoded by the coding sequence ATGTCTATAACTTCCGCAGAAGAAGCCCTAAAAGTAATCAAATCGGGCGATAAAATCTATATACATAGTGTGTCGGCAGCACCACTTCATTTATTAGAAAACTTAGTAAAAAGGGCAGATTCGCTTCGCAATGTCGAATTGTATCACCTACATACCGAAGGCGACGCTCCTTATACTCGTGCCGAATATGCGGGTGTTTTTCATACCAATGCGTTTTTTATTGGCAAAAATGTACGAAATGCGATTGCCGAGGGGCGAGGCAGTTATATTCCTATTTTTTTGTCTGAAATTCCTCGCTTATTTCGCCACAAAATCATACCGCTCAATGTTGCCCTTATATCGGTTTCTGTACCTGATAAAAGCGGCTTTTGTTCATTAGGAACATCAGTAGACGCTACCTTGGCGGCTATTGAATGTGCCGATATCGTGATTGCACAAGTGAATAAATTTGTGCCTAGAACGCTTGGCGATAGTCAAATCCATGTTAGTCGTATCAATTATCTTGTGCCTTTTGATGCTCCTTTGCATGAAGTTTCGTGGGGGCAGCCCTCTGTGATTGAGCAGCAAATTGGCGAAAATGTAGCCTCTTTGGTCGACAACGGAGCTACTTTACAAATGGGTATTGGGAGTATTCCAAATGCTGTATTGTCGGCTCTCACCAATCACAAAGATTTGGGTATTCATACCGAAATGTTTTCAGATGGTATTATTCCATTAGTAGAAAAAGGTGTTATTACTGGTAAATACAAGAAAAAACATCAAGGAAAAATTGTGGCTACCTTTTTGTGTGGAACACAACGGCTGTACGACTTTGTCGACGATAACCCGCTGGTAAATATGCTGGGTGTCGATTATGTCAATGATACTGCTATAATTCGCCAAAACCCTAAAGTTACGGCTATCAATAGTGCTATCGAAATAGATGTTACAGGGCAAGTATGTGCCGATAGTATTGGGTATCAGATGTATTCGGGTGTGGGTGGACAAATGGATTTTATGCGAGGTGCTGGACTTTCAGAAGGAGGGAAACCCATTATAGCGTTGGCTTCGACAACCAAAAATGGCCAATCAAAAATTGTAACGCATTTGCAAGAAGGGGCTGGGGTAGTTACTACACGGGCTCATGTACATTATGTGGTTACAGAGTATGGGGTGGCGTATTTGTATGGAAAAACATTGGTAGAAAGAGCCAAAGAGCTTATCAAGGTGGCTCATCCTGCACATCAAGAGCGATTAGAAAAAGAAGCTTTTGAGCGGTTCAAGCATCAATTTAGTAACTAA